In Capsicum annuum cultivar UCD-10X-F1 chromosome 8, UCD10Xv1.1, whole genome shotgun sequence, the genomic window AGGGCCTAAATATGTGGTTGGCAATCCCTCAATTTTGCATCCCAGGATCTTCGCCAATACATGAATCTGAGGTACATCTTTGACAGGAATCAAACTACTTTTTCCCCAATTTACCCTTAGACCTGATACTGCTTCAAAAAAGATCAAGATCAACCTGATATAATTCAATTGCTCCACCTCCGGCTCACACATGATAATGGTATCATCTGCATATAGTAAGTGACTGATCTCTTTTCTCGCTCCTAGCGTGTCCCCTATAAGAAAGCCTCTGATCCATCTCTGTCGTGTAGCTATTCTCATCATGCTATCAAATCCTTCCATTGCCAAAATAAAGAGAAAGGGGGATAGAGGATCCCCTTGTCTCAATCCTCTTTCCGGTGGAAAGAATCCAACTAGTTCACCATTAACTAAAACTGAAAATCTCACCGTCTTTATACAAGGTTCTATCCATTTCAACCATTTGCTACCAAAACCCATTTGTTTCAAGATGTTGAGAAGGAAAGACCAATTTACATGGTCATAAGCTTTCTGGATGTCCAATTTGCATAGTAGCCCTGGATCTCCACTTCTCATCCTTGAATCTATACATTCAATTTGTCTTCCTTTTATAAAGgccatttgatttttattaacCAGCTTGCTCACCACCTTCTTAAGCCTTTCTGCCAGCAACTTAGCTATGATCTTGTACACCCCTCCTATTAGGCTGATTGGTCTGTAAGAGCTATGAAAGTTACATTGAAATTCTTTTCAAAAGTCTGATTGTAGTGGAAATCAGCCAGAGTGTTGATTATACCTTCCTTCAGTATCTCCCCAAACAGTCTGAAAGAAGATCATTGGGAAGCCATCTGGACTAGGTGCCTTCTCCATTGCACATATTCTAATCCCTTCCTGAATTTCTTCCTCTTCAAAAGGTCTTTGCAACCAAGTCCGTTCCTCCTCAGAAATTGAAGTAACATCCGGTATGTTAAGATCAGGTCTCCATTGTTCAGACTCTTTGAATAGATTCATGTAGAAATCATACACTGCCTCCTTGATTATAACTGGATCTTTCACCACGACTCCTTCCACTTGAAGTTGTTCTATAGAATTGAACCTCCTGTGTGAAGTTGCAATTCTATGAAAGAACTTTGTGTTCTTATCACCACTTTTCAACCATTGTATCCTTGACCTTTGCTTCTCATTTTTTACTATCTCTTCAAACTCCATCGCCAAATTGGTCTTTTGTAGAACTTCATCATCAGTGAGGATTCTGTGTTCCTGGATGTTTTCCAGGTTTGTAATCTGGTTCAAAATGTCCTCTTTTCTTTGCATCCAGTTACCTTTGTTGTCCCTACTCCACTTTTTCAATTCAGCCTTTAGTAACTTCAACTTTTCAGCTAGTATGAAGCCTGCTCTTCCTTCAACATTGAAGGAGTTCACCAGTCTTTTACTTTGATTCGAGTTTTACATAGGAACTAACTCAATCTTCTGTACTTTTACATCCTCATGATGCTTTTTAATCAACAAATACTATTTAACTTATCAAATACTCAAGAACTCTACCCAGTTCTATGCATAAGTAAATAATGTTTGAGATAAGCACACAACAATGTCAAagtttcataaataaaataaaaacatccaATTTTCCACAACTCAAACTTGCAAAACATGCATACCCATAAACCGAATGAGTGTCTCAACAACTTCACATAGAAAATACCTTCAGATTATTGATTTTCTGAATGTTAAATTGAAAAACATAAGATATAAGAGCATACACAAAATATCAAATAGCGGAAATCAAAAACCAATCATGTTAGAACAGCTACTATTAgctttaattacataaatatgaaTACTTACAGTACAAGACAACAGACTCGTGCTAAAGGCAGCCCTAGCAGTTTCAAAGTAGTGAAAATTAAGATATTATCTTAATCTTATTTCAGAATCATCACAGCTTATTAGATGACAGTTGGTTGCCATATTTCAGATTAACTTCAGGAATTTCCGTGGGTAACCTCCACCAGGCCACAGAGTCTGTAACGCCAGTTCTTCTCCGATGTATAATCACAAATGCTATCAGGAGCAAGAAGACAGCAGCCAGCATAGGATACATTACGTTACCATTTCCCTTCTTCCAACTCTTCAAGACAGCATGTGCACAAATCTCACCATCAAAACTACCCACAGAATTATTAATCTTGAAGATCTCAACCCCATTCAGAATGGCATCTACAGCACGTGGAAGACTCATATTCGATGGCCCAACACTCAAAGTCAAAACACCAGAACTATCTCCATCAACGACAAAATCAGCATAGAAAGGTGAAGCCAACAAcccatttgtaacttcagtaagGTCCAAGTTTTCATAGGCCAAATTGTTGTTCACATAAACATTGAAAACTAGCATACCACGCGCAATACTAGCTATATCACAAAAGTGCATCCTAACCAAGTACTTATACCCTCCAATCACCGGAAATGTCCATGTCATATTCAACTCAGGAACTGAACTACCCGAACTCCTAATAACTCGAGCAGTATTATAAACATTATCAGGACCAACCTCTCTACTTGCCCCGCCTTCTTGATAGTTTATACGGCCACCAAAGTGAACCTTTGATGACCCATCACTAGACTTAATATGTTCATCATCCGTAACCCAAGTCCTCCATAACGAATCATTAAAAGGTGTAACTTTCCAACCACCAACATTAACCCTATACATAGTTTCATACCCATTCATCAACAATCCactaattttctcatttttatgaAAACTAACATACTGAGCAACATCAGCAATCAAATCATTAGGAGCAGAAATAACCTCAATAGCATTAACAAACGCAAAATTCGACCTATCAGTGGGTACAAAAGTCACAACAAGAACATCAGCATCAACCTTAATCACATAATCCTTAACTGCCTCAAACTCCCCACCCATATCCATCCCCAAACTGTTAAACAACACAAACCCATTTGCCAAAACATGAAACTTAGCACGCCCATAATCAATACCACCGCTTAACCTCTTAAAATGCAGACGCACCAAGTGATCACCGGGGTTCTTGATACCGAACTTGTACTTCGAAAGGCGCGTGAACACACGCGTCGTGTGGTAGATCGGAGAAGATTTGGGATCCGGGTTTGGGTCAGACAGGGAAGTGGATTCTGTCGTCGTGAGGTAGGAGGTTGTAGCATCACCGGTGAATCTGCGGTGGTCGGAGTCGAGGGTGGTGGGTTGATGGGACCCACAGTTGACGAGGTAGTGATCGATGGGGGAGAAGGAGGCGGAGATGAGAGCGATGGAGAGGAGTgcgaaggagaagaagaagaggggGGAAGTGAGGGAAGAGAGAGTTGCCATTTGTGAGCTTTGGAGCAAAAACGGAAGTGGAGGTGTGATTGGGGGTGTAAAGGGACAATGTTAAAAGATGAATGTGTAGAACCAATAGCTGTAAACGTGTGGGTCCAACATATGAGGGCTTGGTCAACACTATCGACACACACCACCTTAACTTCACACATCTTTCACCTTTACACTTTAAATTGACTATGCTTATTAGaggtatataaaaattaaatgataaaaatatcattgatttattgttattaaattattagattaacagttttaaataattttataaaaaaaaacaaaaatgtgagattgattcaatttgattttttcttatggATAAATTGATAATCCAataacaatatatttttatatatacatatgtatgacttactatatatttctcttaatttcactttaatttctacaaattaacaaatctattatttcaattatacaaactcttaatttctcctaataagatttaattcaaacttgaaaattcttgtaaattaaaaaacatcatgtagaattttttattgcaactaagattcggatttttttcatgttagttactactatttctattttaacCGTTAAGGACTATAGATAAActgaaaatcgataaaaaaatatcttattggtttagcatatttaaaaatcaaaaatcgataaaccgaaccaataatatataaaatcgaaccgaactgACTAATGCACACCTCtggtgttcattttaaacacctaaactaGCTACCAACTATGTCATTTTGATACTTTTAGCTGACATGGCATGGCGAGTCTGACACATTTGAGTTCAGCGCTTGAAGCTCCTTATTTATTcgaaaataactaaaaaaatatgcttcttcttcttttttcttacccatcttcttcatcaccatttTTGGGTTTCCCCGCACCTTAACTTCGTCGGAATAATAATCACCATCACcattgatgatataattatttaaCCTTATTTATATAAATCCACCGATATCACCATTTTCTTTACTCtccttttaaaattttagctCCGGCCAAACTCtacaaattttcaaattcaatttcttcAAGTAATGAAAAGTTAAAACTTCAAGCAATT contains:
- the LOC107839221 gene encoding probable receptor-like protein kinase At5g24010, whose product is MATLSSLTSPLFFFSFALLSIALISASFSPIDHYLVNCGSHQPTTLDSDHRRFTGDATTSYLTTTESTSLSDPNPDPKSSPIYHTTRVFTRLSKYKFGIKNPGDHLVRLHFKRLSGGIDYGRAKFHVLANGFVLFNSLGMDMGGEFEAVKDYVIKVDADVLVVTFVPTDRSNFAFVNAIEVISAPNDLIADVAQYVSFHKNEKISGLLMNGYETMYRVNVGGWKVTPFNDSLWRTWVTDDEHIKSSDGSSKVHFGGRINYQEGGASREVGPDNVYNTARVIRSSGSSVPELNMTWTFPVIGGYKYLVRMHFCDIASIARGMLVFNVYVNNNLAYENLDLTEVTNGLLASPFYADFVVDGDSSGVLTLSVGPSNMSLPRAVDAILNGVEIFKINNSVGSFDGEICAHAVLKSWKKGNGNVMYPMLAAVFLLLIAFVIIHRRRTGVTDSVAWWRLPTEIPEVNLKYGNQLSSNKL